In Parabacteroides timonensis, the following proteins share a genomic window:
- a CDS encoding bifunctional alpha,alpha-trehalose-phosphate synthase (UDP-forming)/trehalose-phosphatase, with protein sequence MRLFIVSNRLPVKVSRSSDGKFYFSRSEGGLATGLKSLEIDCEKHWIGWPGVCVEKKAEKEDICNQLERDKYHPVFLSDGQYENYYEGYSNSTLWPLCHYFFAYTLYKKDFWESYREVNTLFCEEVSRIVEPHDWVWVQDYQLMLLPGMLRGKFPNLHIGYFHHIPFPSYELFRILPERVEILDGLLGADLVAFHIHDYMRHFISATERVLHKNFNLDEVQMNDRVTHVDALPMGISYDLYHNMIDDDKVRHAVEKTRLLFGNHKLIISVDRLDYSKGILHRLYGFASFLRNHPEYHGKVTLAMVIVPSRGHVGSYAELKTKIDEEIGSINGTYSTMNWTPVCYFYHGFSFEELVAMYYVADIALVTPLRDGMNLVAKEYVATKQDNPGVLILSEMAGASIELSDALLINPNDTDQIEQAICQALKMPLEEQRERLRRMQAILSVQTVNKWAADFMREWRQTAEKNQRLQKKNISAQDRNEIKKLYNQARKRLILLDYDGTLAAFKNHPEDAVPTPALRDLLQRICSDPRNHVAINSGRDHYTLEKWLGDLPLSFAAEHGAFYKENGAWHKNISDQEWDPELLSILNLFVSKTPNSHLETKEAALAWHYRESDTWLGELRAQQLTKAIMPVCLKKGLQIMQGNKVVEIKSPDCTKGSEVNRLLLASRYDFILAMGDDTTDEDMFRALPVSAITIKVGIVSEKAKYNLSSQEEVLPFLKELLDEGLRYEVTSKSIKDQLKATVDFIKELWTTKK encoded by the coding sequence AAACATTGGATCGGATGGCCCGGCGTATGCGTAGAGAAGAAGGCGGAGAAGGAGGACATTTGCAATCAACTGGAGAGAGACAAGTATCATCCGGTATTCTTATCCGACGGTCAGTATGAAAATTACTACGAAGGATACAGCAACAGTACCCTATGGCCCCTCTGTCATTATTTCTTTGCATATACATTATATAAAAAAGACTTTTGGGAATCCTATAGAGAGGTCAATACGCTTTTTTGTGAAGAGGTATCCCGGATAGTCGAACCGCATGATTGGGTTTGGGTGCAGGATTACCAGTTAATGTTGTTGCCAGGTATGCTCCGTGGAAAGTTTCCCAACCTTCATATCGGCTATTTTCATCATATACCATTCCCATCTTACGAGCTTTTCCGGATTCTGCCCGAAAGGGTCGAAATCCTAGACGGGCTTTTGGGAGCTGATCTTGTCGCTTTCCACATTCACGATTATATGCGCCATTTCATCAGTGCAACGGAACGCGTTCTTCATAAGAATTTCAATCTGGACGAAGTTCAAATGAATGATCGTGTAACTCATGTGGATGCATTACCGATGGGAATAAGCTATGATCTATATCACAATATGATAGATGATGACAAAGTCCGGCACGCAGTAGAGAAGACACGGCTTCTGTTTGGAAATCATAAGTTAATTATATCTGTGGACCGACTGGATTACAGCAAAGGAATATTGCACCGTCTTTACGGATTCGCCTCCTTTTTGAGAAACCATCCGGAATATCATGGGAAAGTGACATTGGCGATGGTTATCGTCCCCTCTCGAGGCCATGTAGGAAGTTATGCCGAATTGAAAACCAAAATAGACGAGGAGATCGGTTCTATCAATGGAACTTATTCTACCATGAATTGGACTCCGGTATGTTATTTTTATCACGGTTTCTCTTTTGAAGAACTGGTAGCGATGTATTATGTTGCCGATATAGCCCTGGTAACCCCCTTGCGCGATGGCATGAATCTGGTCGCAAAAGAGTATGTCGCTACCAAACAAGACAATCCGGGGGTGCTCATTTTAAGTGAAATGGCCGGTGCTTCGATTGAGTTGTCAGATGCTTTGTTGATTAATCCGAACGACACGGACCAGATCGAGCAAGCCATTTGCCAGGCTTTGAAAATGCCATTGGAGGAACAAAGAGAGAGACTCCGGCGGATGCAAGCCATCCTCTCGGTACAGACCGTAAATAAATGGGCCGCAGACTTCATGAGAGAATGGCGACAAACCGCTGAGAAAAACCAACGGTTACAAAAGAAAAATATCTCCGCACAAGACCGGAACGAAATTAAAAAACTATATAACCAAGCAAGAAAACGCTTGATTTTACTGGATTACGACGGGACATTGGCCGCATTCAAAAATCATCCGGAAGATGCCGTTCCGACACCAGCTTTGCGAGATCTGTTGCAACGTATTTGTTCCGACCCTCGAAACCATGTGGCCATCAATAGCGGGCGAGACCATTATACATTGGAGAAATGGTTAGGAGATTTACCTCTGTCTTTTGCCGCCGAACATGGCGCATTTTACAAGGAAAACGGCGCATGGCATAAGAACATAAGCGATCAGGAGTGGGATCCGGAACTATTGTCCATTCTGAATTTGTTTGTAAGCAAAACCCCGAACTCCCACCTTGAGACAAAAGAAGCGGCTCTTGCCTGGCATTATAGAGAGTCGGACACCTGGCTGGGAGAGCTGAGAGCCCAACAGCTGACTAAAGCCATCATGCCTGTTTGTTTAAAAAAGGGATTACAAATCATGCAGGGTAACAAAGTCGTGGAAATAAAATCACCGGATTGCACAAAAGGCTCGGAAGTAAACCGCCTGTTATTGGCCTCCCGCTATGATTTTATATTAGCGATGGGCGATGACACGACGGACGAGGACATGTTCCGGGCTCTTCCGGTATCTGCCATAACAATCAAAGTCGGAATCGTATCCGAAAAAGCCAAATACAATCTGTCCTCTCAGGAAGAAGTATTGCCCTTCTTGAAAGAGCTGCTGGATGAAGGCCTCCGTTACGAAGTGACTTCTAAAAGTATAAAAGACCAACTGAAAGCCACCGTCGATTTTATCAAAGAATTGTGGACAACTAAAAAATAA
- a CDS encoding glycoside hydrolase family 15 protein has translation MDKLNYGVIGNCCTAALISDKGSIDWLCFPNFDSPSIFAALLDREKGGCFGFEVSPDYRISQSYVPHTNILSTNFVSDENEFAVVDFMPCYHLSDTSNCYRPAEIYRYIHWIKGAPSFKIRYTPAPDYARGKTIFNTTSEYIETYSTSNSKDRQYLYASLSLDDIRKGKDIVLTKDEFLLLSYNEKVIPIDIEREKLEYCRTLVYWLNWTDRTKKFSVYNDIIERSLLVLKLMSFYNGAVLAAITTSLPETVGEVRNWDYRFCWLRDASMSIETLFQIGHVDAARRFMRFVQSTFVSQHDTYQIMYGIRGERKLTEVILEHLSGYKNSRPVRIGNDAYHQLQNDSFGYLMDLIYQYYRLMPGTLDEVEDMWEMVKSILANVMNDWRKPDKGIWEIRGEGQHFVSSKVMCWVALDRGARIADLLNKPAYRKRWSEETAVIKDDILKNGWKEKIQSFSQAYGNSDLDASLLLMEPYGFIDPTDIRYRKTVLAIKKTLLYKGLMYRYKSHDDFGLPSSAFTICTFWLIRALYVIGEKEEARSLFEEMLHNSNHLGLFSEDIDFETKGQLGNFPQAYSHLALVNTAILFSEEDVRLFLK, from the coding sequence ATGGACAAGTTAAATTACGGAGTAATAGGAAATTGTTGTACAGCGGCTTTGATCTCGGATAAAGGTAGCATAGATTGGTTATGCTTCCCCAACTTCGATTCTCCTTCCATCTTTGCGGCATTGCTCGATCGGGAGAAAGGGGGATGTTTCGGTTTCGAGGTCTCTCCGGATTATCGGATATCGCAATCGTATGTGCCTCATACCAATATCCTTTCGACCAATTTCGTATCGGACGAGAATGAATTTGCCGTCGTGGATTTCATGCCTTGCTACCACCTAAGCGATACGAGCAATTGCTACCGCCCGGCAGAGATCTACCGATATATCCATTGGATTAAGGGAGCGCCCAGCTTCAAAATCCGCTACACACCGGCTCCGGACTATGCCCGTGGAAAGACGATCTTCAACACGACCTCTGAATATATAGAAACCTATTCCACTTCCAATAGCAAAGACCGGCAATATCTATATGCTTCCTTGTCCTTAGATGACATTAGGAAAGGGAAAGATATCGTATTGACAAAAGACGAGTTCCTCCTCCTTTCATATAACGAAAAGGTAATCCCCATCGACATCGAACGGGAGAAGCTGGAGTATTGCCGGACGTTGGTCTATTGGCTCAACTGGACCGACCGGACCAAGAAGTTTTCCGTCTACAACGATATCATCGAGCGAAGCCTCCTTGTATTGAAGCTGATGTCATTCTACAACGGAGCCGTATTAGCGGCCATCACCACCAGCCTGCCGGAAACGGTCGGGGAAGTTCGCAACTGGGACTACCGTTTTTGCTGGTTGCGCGATGCCTCCATGTCCATTGAAACATTATTCCAGATCGGGCATGTGGATGCCGCAAGGCGGTTCATGCGCTTTGTCCAGTCCACATTCGTCTCACAGCACGATACCTACCAGATCATGTACGGCATTCGTGGAGAGAGGAAATTGACGGAAGTTATCCTGGAACATCTTTCCGGTTACAAGAACTCACGGCCCGTCCGGATCGGCAATGACGCTTACCACCAGCTTCAAAACGACTCGTTCGGCTATTTGATGGACCTGATCTACCAATACTACCGTTTGATGCCCGGTACATTGGACGAAGTGGAAGACATGTGGGAGATGGTAAAAAGTATTCTGGCGAATGTGATGAATGACTGGAGAAAACCGGACAAGGGTATCTGGGAGATAAGAGGCGAAGGCCAGCATTTTGTTTCCTCCAAAGTCATGTGCTGGGTCGCCTTGGACAGAGGAGCCCGCATTGCGGATTTATTGAACAAACCTGCATACCGGAAACGTTGGTCGGAAGAGACGGCCGTAATCAAAGACGATATCCTGAAAAACGGGTGGAAAGAAAAGATACAAAGTTTCTCGCAAGCCTACGGCAATTCCGATCTTGATGCATCCTTGTTGTTGATGGAACCATACGGATTCATCGATCCGACCGATATACGCTACCGTAAAACGGTGCTAGCGATCAAGAAAACATTACTTTACAAAGGGTTGATGTATCGTTATAAGTCTCATGATGATTTCGGACTACCCTCTTCCGCCTTTACCATCTGTACGTTTTGGCTCATCCGGGCCCTTTATGTCATAGGGGAAAAGGAAGAGGCACGTAGCCTGTTTGAGGAAATGCTCCATAATTCAAACCACTTGGGGCTTTTCAGTGAAGATATTGATTTTGAGACCAAAGGACAACTGGGGAATTTCCCTCAGGCATATTCGCACTTGGCATTGGTCAATACCGCCATCTTGTTTTCGGAAGAGGATGTACGACTGTTCCTTAAATAA
- a CDS encoding cation:proton antiporter: METNNLLAPLFFVLIGLMGGAILKFGLKKTPIPYTVGLFAFGLLIGTFDRIGWLESIPILKSSIDFAGNANPDMILYIFLPILIFDAAYELDVHVFQKTLTNATILSVPGVVIAMLLTAALMMGIGTVVPSYEGWDWTFALMFGALISATDPVAVVALLKELGTSKRFSTLVDAESMLNDGTGIVLFMLFFGAYTATGVSESPVTDFIKVVAGGALLGTLLAYLCIQFITKVNGDEMLQNSVMILSAYMTFIIAQNYLDVSGVIALVGFGLMITYMGRPRLKPQVNKFMRQFWELAAHIANTLIFIIVGIVIALKVDFSWMDLLILICVYTGINIIRILIITIFYPIMKRSGYGLSVRESAILSWGGLRGALGLTMALMVSYTLSIPEPIRRQVLFLTAGIVTLTLTINATTIGWLLKKLGLAEIPSSKLLLDYSVKEQLHESSEKYLNDLKQKEALEATDWSIVEQFLPQKETYPEMPVRTKDVMADIRLRILDKERSLYWNLYASGVISSGTQRRLNAARDELYDQDGKRPLCERGDIFDFCEEPAWITKMKIFSRFIQKWVDTYYQDRIILGYDLARGLMIAQKESLKLVNEFASSETVSTEYKSCLLLLQVEIRKNITKASNFIEKISIDYPKSYKEAVTRKSVRMLLSNEKKRIEQFKEQGLISREEAEQMINDLGERHSKTFTLYHFLKR, translated from the coding sequence ATGGAAACGAATAATTTACTAGCCCCATTATTTTTTGTGTTGATAGGGTTGATGGGAGGCGCGATTTTAAAATTCGGATTAAAAAAGACACCTATCCCTTACACGGTCGGGCTATTCGCCTTCGGGTTACTGATCGGTACGTTCGACCGGATAGGCTGGTTGGAAAGTATTCCGATATTAAAATCGTCAATTGATTTTGCCGGGAATGCAAATCCCGACATGATACTTTATATTTTCCTTCCGATCTTGATATTCGATGCCGCATACGAACTGGACGTGCACGTCTTTCAGAAAACATTGACCAATGCCACCATATTGTCCGTTCCGGGTGTCGTCATCGCGATGTTGCTGACGGCAGCCTTGATGATGGGGATCGGGACGGTCGTTCCTTCTTATGAAGGGTGGGATTGGACTTTTGCGTTGATGTTCGGCGCTTTGATCAGTGCAACCGATCCTGTAGCCGTTGTTGCGTTACTGAAAGAATTAGGAACCAGTAAACGTTTCTCGACGCTTGTGGATGCCGAGTCGATGCTGAACGACGGGACCGGCATCGTTCTCTTCATGTTATTTTTCGGTGCTTATACAGCTACCGGCGTTTCGGAATCTCCCGTGACGGATTTCATCAAAGTCGTTGCCGGAGGAGCGTTGCTCGGAACACTTTTGGCTTATTTATGTATCCAATTCATCACCAAAGTAAATGGAGACGAGATGCTTCAAAACAGCGTGATGATCCTTTCAGCCTATATGACTTTTATCATCGCACAAAACTACCTGGACGTATCGGGCGTAATCGCTTTGGTCGGTTTCGGCTTGATGATCACTTATATGGGTCGCCCGAGATTGAAACCACAAGTGAATAAATTCATGCGCCAATTTTGGGAACTGGCGGCACACATAGCCAACACATTGATATTCATAATTGTCGGTATCGTAATCGCATTGAAAGTCGATTTTTCCTGGATGGATTTGTTGATTCTTATCTGCGTATATACCGGAATAAACATTATCCGCATACTGATAATAACTATATTTTATCCGATCATGAAACGCTCCGGATACGGCTTGTCGGTACGAGAATCTGCAATCTTGAGTTGGGGTGGTTTACGCGGTGCACTGGGACTGACGATGGCATTGATGGTATCGTACACGCTCTCGATACCAGAGCCGATACGCCGGCAGGTACTTTTCCTCACAGCCGGGATCGTGACTTTGACATTGACCATAAATGCAACTACGATCGGTTGGTTGCTAAAGAAATTAGGATTGGCAGAAATACCGTCTTCCAAACTTCTTTTGGATTACAGCGTAAAAGAACAGCTGCACGAAAGTTCTGAAAAATACTTGAATGATTTGAAACAAAAAGAAGCCTTGGAAGCGACCGACTGGAGTATCGTCGAACAGTTCCTGCCTCAAAAAGAGACATATCCGGAAATGCCCGTCCGTACCAAAGATGTAATGGCCGACATACGCCTCCGGATCTTGGACAAAGAACGCTCGCTTTATTGGAACCTGTATGCAAGCGGTGTCATTTCATCCGGAACGCAAAGACGCTTAAACGCGGCAAGAGACGAATTATACGATCAGGACGGGAAGAGACCTCTATGCGAACGAGGAGATATTTTCGATTTTTGTGAGGAACCTGCATGGATAACCAAAATGAAAATTTTTTCCCGTTTTATCCAAAAATGGGTGGATACTTATTACCAAGACAGGATCATTTTAGGATATGATCTGGCAAGAGGTTTGATGATAGCCCAAAAAGAGTCCTTGAAACTGGTTAACGAGTTTGCCTCTTCGGAAACAGTCTCTACCGAATACAAGAGCTGCCTGCTGCTTTTACAGGTAGAAATCCGTAAAAACATAACAAAAGCGTCCAATTTCATAGAAAAGATTTCCATTGATTATCCTAAGTCATACAAAGAGGCCGTAACTCGCAAGTCGGTTCGTATGCTCTTAAGCAACGAAAAAAAGAGAATAGAGCAATTTAAGGAACAAGGTTTGATTTCTCGTGAAGAAGCCGAACAGATGATAAATGATTTAGGAGAACGTCATAGCAAGACATTCACTCTTTATCATTTCTTGAAACGATAA
- a CDS encoding lipocalin family protein: MDLPWENKERMLENSLIGTWSYFLDKEHCSEKKELILHRDGTVTNIDSLWMFMKKWEIKDSMLFITGSNTPTEYSENKSFIFKIIRLNSDSLLIYETEKGMYLYLEKDKF, encoded by the coding sequence ATGGATTTACCATGGGAAAACAAGGAACGAATGTTGGAAAATTCTCTGATAGGCACTTGGTCATACTTCCTTGATAAAGAGCATTGCTCCGAAAAAAAAGAATTAATTTTACATCGGGATGGGACAGTAACGAATATTGACTCATTGTGGATGTTTATGAAAAAATGGGAAATCAAAGATTCAATGCTGTTCATCACAGGATCTAATACTCCCACCGAATACTCAGAAAATAAATCTTTTATATTCAAAATAATACGATTGAATTCCGATTCTTTGCTAATATATGAAACGGAGAAAGGCATGTATTTGTATTTAGAAAAAGATAAATTCTAA
- a CDS encoding RNA polymerase sigma factor: MDEFNFDDELLAVQDELLRFAYSLTTDWEKAKDLLQDTLLRALSHKEKYSTHSNFKGWLFVIMRNIFINGYWKEVNNSPLYIASDPTYFSQIKDDSHSAKEDIAYDIEIMYDALNDISDIHYRSFEMYLSGFKYREIAEKTGASLGTVKSRIFHCRKKLKAILGKLQNKDREK; the protein is encoded by the coding sequence ATGGATGAATTCAATTTTGATGATGAACTGCTTGCCGTGCAGGACGAATTGCTTCGCTTTGCTTATAGTTTGACGACGGATTGGGAAAAAGCCAAAGATTTGTTGCAAGATACTCTGCTAAGAGCCTTATCTCATAAGGAGAAATACAGTACACACTCCAATTTCAAGGGATGGTTATTTGTTATCATGCGTAACATATTTATCAATGGTTATTGGAAAGAAGTCAATAATAGCCCCTTATACATAGCTTCAGATCCTACATATTTTTCACAAATCAAAGATGACTCCCATTCTGCAAAAGAAGATATTGCTTATGATATCGAAATTATGTATGATGCTCTTAATGATATATCGGATATACATTACAGATCTTTCGAAATGTATTTGTCAGGGTTCAAATATCGTGAAATCGCAGAAAAAACCGGTGCGTCGTTAGGGACAGTAAAGAGCCGTATTTTTCATTGTCGGAAAAAGCTGAAAGCCATATTGGGCAAACTGCAAAATAAAGACCGAGAGAAATGA
- a CDS encoding ferritin-like domain-containing protein, with protein sequence MDKQIENAMNRLINAEIWSTNLYLSLQVYFEEQQLPVLASWLNAQAQENMNKAYQLMNRIYHDGSAVTIHEIKRESQQWLTPLAALNTLLEHEQHIFWQISDFHVLCQLVAPSIYPFVKDLYTKRIYVSSAFIELLRILSVEYKRRLPDFW encoded by the coding sequence ATGGATAAACAGATTGAAAACGCGATGAACAGACTAATCAACGCGGAAATATGGTCGACAAACCTGTACTTGTCTTTACAGGTTTATTTTGAAGAACAACAACTTCCTGTCTTAGCCTCCTGGCTGAATGCTCAGGCGCAAGAAAACATGAACAAAGCTTATCAGTTGATGAACCGTATTTACCACGACGGAAGTGCCGTGACTATCCATGAGATCAAGCGGGAATCGCAACAATGGCTGACACCGTTAGCGGCCTTGAATACCTTACTCGAACATGAGCAACATATCTTCTGGCAGATATCCGATTTCCATGTCTTATGCCAGCTTGTGGCCCCTTCCATCTATCCTTTCGTTAAGGATTTGTACACAAAACGGATTTATGTCAGTTCGGCATTCATAGAATTGCTACGGATACTCTCTGTGGAATATAAGCGAAGGTTACCGGACTTTTGGTAA
- a CDS encoding carbohydrate porin has product MADLFRRPVRAHRPYTGWNSGLSPEWQDIALGHTTGEKIKIMKLKRLIFFIGCTMPYVAIAQTFSGEYTTEWQWNMKKNTNWVNLLRLEMNLPIWRNGSLEAATIHVAKTNECIIDDWQTFSNIEEDNNFAAIALLGYMHTWKNAHLFLGVRNVNEDFFTSDCTSLFTSSSCGIFPTISASYPVANYPLSGLTVHFDVTLGGWTLKNSLYNGKGYNGWKRHDNPFLVHFRNDGIFNMTELSYRHEHGNYFAGTAVHDRIFPNNDEEIKTVSCAWWIYGEQSIWKRDEREICLMAQYSENTDKRCGCRRYAELGCVYTDGKDRLGLSGQHADFLQGKEWSVELTWQKTINENLTIQPIFQYIRNGNGDFSVLSARLHYSF; this is encoded by the coding sequence ATGGCGGACTTGTTCCGCCGTCCCGTCCGTGCCCATCGTCCATATACAGGATGGAACTCCGGGTTAAGCCCGGAATGGCAGGATATTGCTCTCGGCCATACCACCGGAGAAAAAATAAAAATCATGAAATTGAAGAGATTGATTTTCTTTATAGGCTGTACGATGCCTTACGTAGCTATTGCCCAGACATTCAGTGGTGAATATACCACTGAATGGCAGTGGAACATGAAAAAAAACACCAATTGGGTGAATCTGCTTCGGTTGGAGATGAACCTGCCGATATGGAGGAACGGCTCGCTGGAGGCCGCTACTATCCACGTGGCCAAGACGAATGAGTGTATTATAGACGACTGGCAGACTTTCTCCAATATAGAGGAGGACAATAATTTCGCGGCCATCGCCCTGCTGGGATATATGCACACATGGAAGAATGCCCATTTGTTTCTCGGGGTGCGTAATGTCAACGAGGATTTTTTCACATCCGATTGTACGTCTCTTTTCACCAGTAGTTCCTGCGGTATTTTTCCTACGATCTCGGCGAGCTATCCGGTCGCCAACTATCCCTTGAGTGGATTGACTGTACATTTCGATGTGACACTGGGCGGATGGACACTGAAGAATAGCCTATATAACGGAAAGGGCTACAACGGCTGGAAGCGACATGACAACCCGTTTCTCGTCCATTTCCGCAACGATGGTATCTTCAATATGACAGAATTGAGTTACCGGCATGAACACGGGAATTATTTTGCCGGAACTGCCGTACACGACAGGATTTTCCCTAACAACGATGAGGAGATAAAGACGGTAAGTTGTGCTTGGTGGATTTATGGTGAACAATCCATATGGAAAAGGGATGAGCGGGAAATTTGCTTGATGGCGCAGTATTCGGAAAACACAGACAAGCGTTGCGGTTGCCGACGGTATGCAGAGCTGGGTTGTGTATATACGGATGGAAAGGACCGGCTCGGGCTTTCCGGACAACATGCCGATTTCCTTCAAGGTAAGGAATGGTCGGTGGAACTTACATGGCAGAAAACAATCAATGAAAACCTAACCATACAACCGATATTCCAATACATTCGAAACGGTAATGGAGACTTTAGCGTGCTCAGCGCACGTCTTCATTATAGTTTCTGA